One genomic window of Pecten maximus chromosome 3, xPecMax1.1, whole genome shotgun sequence includes the following:
- the LOC117324379 gene encoding serine/threonine-protein kinase MRCK alpha-like isoform X2: MMSAEERLKRLGQLYVGGVQHSNGQALSLESLLDVLIVLYDECCSSTLRREKNISEFVEFAKPVVNKIKQYRLHRDDFETIRIIGRGAFGEVAVVKLKSTDQVFAMKILNKWEMLKRAETACFKEERDVLVYGDRHWITNLHYAFQDDNFLYLVMDYYCGGDLLTLLSKFEDRLPEDMAKFYIAEMVLAISSIHKLCYVHRDIKPDNVLIDQSGHIVLADFGSCLRLLEDGTVQSSVAVGTPDYISPEILRAMEDGHGRYGPECDWWSLGVCMYEMLYGETPFYAESLVETYGKIMNHQTRFEFPDDVDDISDDAKDLLKLLICGADKRLGKNGLDDFKNHPWFEGIDWENIRTMTPPYVPEVSSPTDTSNFDVDDADFRHTDSVPPISNAAFKGHHLPFVGFSFTSESQISDLGTLQDVSEMDSEKLETLAAEAFERKIKVLEKENKELQRKLQDTSMTIQKLNSGEMSSTAAAAAAGAAESEVRQLKEEIAVLHKVVSESQTEISAVEQELKRAIDSKHDLEKRIRLLDEEKSALEKELQDFRDKYKQQARELKEALAKQKIAIEQYTDSNDSLLKSQARVKELTREFRNKDEEMEEYKRKADSMKNERRRAEKSILELQNQSDEYRSEASKERKLKERAEAFSRELEQEIESMKRKQLGRASNTSTLELTQEVSRLKTEMERKEVEQEEKIARVLSKHQTELSDRQFLMSELELKTKEITKENVTLKQKLSNQASVDELQAELQRLKLQSDHSGREQSVMQEENSRLKEELAFQESALNSLVQEKNSLEQELRDIFEKRESVAQWEAQISEIIKWVSDEKDARGYLQALASKMTEELENLKVMGVSDDSNRQRWRNRRSQRLDKMELLNLQSSLQSEIQAKQQISEELNKVKAANVAGETKILELEAIIDKLKKDHEDLQDDLNRMERPGDSSLMNFFKGHFSLLNDSENDSMADEDSVSEDALSRTDSRTDSRSDLQFGSESTSDSIANTNMSANQVSTSEQVYDQPWGASKVGSTPQQKVHNFTMKTFTTPFRCNQCTSLMIGVQRQGTVCEECGYTCHVHCIEKAPNICPVPPDQTKRRLGIDVYKGIGTAYEGYVRVPRFGGIKKGWVKQFVVVCDFKLFLYDNIYPDRNSPSHIVQQILDMRDEDFSVSPVLPSDVIHANKKDIPCIFRVTTSEMNPPGSKHQVLMLAESEQERHRWVGALNELHKLLRKNKLPDKVAFQAQEVYDNSLSLVKSCLSAVILEPDRILMGTEEGLYVAQLNKDVLIRIGDRSEKKTVYQLELVLEEQLVVFISGRQKHIKLLHVSALEGHDGDPVKIPESKGCSVFCTGLIRQSCCSCLCVAIKRTIQVYELNKTRQKYRKMKDIQVPGQVQFIEIMNERLCVGYPSYFAIYSVTGDAAPMTLVNSEDSSLQFVIQSQQNSLQAVELSPKEYLLVFSVSGIYVDNNGRRSRAQELMWPAPPTAVAFSDPYLMCYSENAIFVFDVHTAEWIQTMCLKKTKPLNRDGSLNMMNMMDSQHIIHFKNVHQEEERLAIKEIFKNRSVNRNKRRFSFKTREDHDRGAKGPERRSREISAPISFSHVAHMGPDQVFSSSIPIPVTVTHGQSERKSRIISGPTNFTHVAHMGTNMDMKSLIDLPKPAGSTSTPVVERTPPDSTIQRVRNIFHPSMKSVQEAQMRGSRSQPNGSARRESPSKVGGGARPTSSTSSISDSPELPSHHDQSAFSDVTSNMFEDGDGFERPRMRLSLASTNSNFSSPPHSTSGSISEDRDPGDNDQEVDCTRL; encoded by the exons CCAAGCCAGTTGTCAACAAGATCAAACAGTACAGGCTTCACCGAGATGATTTTGAGACAATCAGGATTATCGGCAGAGGTGCTTTTGGAGAG GTGGCAGTGGTTAAGTTGAAGTCAACAGACCAGGTTTTTGCAATGAAAATCCTCAATAAATGGGAGATGCTGAAACGAGCAGAA ACTGCTTGTTTCAAAGAAGAACGAGATGTGCTGGTCTATGGTGACCGCCACTGGATCACAAATCTCCATTATGCATTTCAAGATGACAACTTCCTG TACCTTGTGATGGACTATTACTGTGGAGGTGACCTTCTAACACTACTGAGCAAGTTTGAGGATCGTCTCCCAGAAGACATGGCCAAGTTTTACATCGCTGAGATGGTGTTGGCTATTAGTTCTATTCACAAGTTATGCTATGTGCATAGGGATATAAAACCAGACAATGTTCTCATAGATCAAAGTGGACATATAGTGCTAGCGGATTTTGGTTCGTGTCTTCGTCTTCTGGAAGATGGAACG GTGCAGTCTTCAGTGGCAGTTGGTACACCAGATTACATCTCTCCAGAAATTCTTCGA GCTATGGAGGATGGCCATGGCCGATATGGCCCCGAGTGTGACTGGTGGTCATTGGGAGTCTGTATGTACGAGATGTTGTATGGAGAAACACCATTCTATGCAGAATCTCTAGTGGAAACTTATGGCAAGATCATGAACCATCAG aCGCGGTTTGAATTCCCTGATGATGTAGATGATATTTCCGATGATGCCAAAGATCTGTTGAAGTTACTCATATGTGGTGCAGACAAACGATTAGGGAAGAATGGATTGGATGACTTCAAAAATCATCCCTGGTTTGAAGGCATTGATTGGGAGAATATCCGTACCA TGACACCACCCTATGTCCCTGAAGTGAGCAGCCCTACAGACACTTCCAattttgatgttgatgatgCTGACTTCAGAcatact GATTCAGTACCACCAATATCAAATGCTGCATTCAAAGGTCATCATCTTCCGTTTGTGGGATTTTCCTTTACGTCAGAGTC ACAAATTTCAGACCTTGGAACACTTCAGGATGTAAGCGAGATGGATTCGGAGAAGTTAGAAACTTTAGCTGCTGAGGCTTTTGAGCGAAAGATAAAAGTTTTAGAAAAAGAGAACAAGGAACTACAAAGGAAATTACAGG ATACTAGTATGACAATACAGAAGCTCAACAGTGGTGAGATGAGTAGTACTGCTGCCGCTGCGGCTGCTGGTGCTGCCGAATCTGAGGTTCGCCAACTCAAGGAAGAGATTGCTGTGTTACATAAAGTTGTCTCAG AGTCACAAACTGAGATCAGTGCTGTTGAACAGGAGCTCAAGCGGGCCATTGACAGCAAACATGACCTGGAAAAACGCATTAGGCTTTTAGACGAGGAAAAATCTGCTCTTGAAaag GAACTTCAAGATTTTCGTgacaaatacaaacaacaagCGAGAGAGCTGAAGGAGGCCCTTGCTAAACAAAAGATAGCCATAGAACAATACACAGATTCTAATGACTC GTTATTAAAATCCCAAGCAAGAGTTAAGGAGCTTACGAGGGAGTTTCGAAACAAAGACGAGGAGATGGAAGAGTACAAAAGGAAGGCAGATAGCATGAAGAATGAACGGAGGAGAGCAGAAAAGTCAATATTAGAG CTACAAAATCAATCTGACGAATATCGATCCGAGGCAAGTAAGGAAAGGAAACTGAAGGAAAGAGCAGAGGCTTTTTCAAGGGAGTTAGAACAAGAAATAGAAAGTATGAAACGGAAACAACTAGGAAGGGCATCCAACACTTCTACTTTAGAACTAACACAAGAAGTTTCAAG ATTAAAAACAGAAATGGAACGGAAGGAGGTAGAACAAGAGGAAAAAATAGCTAGAGTTTTATCCAAGCACCAGACTGAACTTAGTGATAGACAATTTCTAATGTCAGAACTGGAGTTAAAAACCAAAGAAATTACCAAAGAAAATgtgacattaaaacaaaaacttagTAATCAAGCTTCTGTGGATGAGTTACAAGCAGAATTACAAAGACTTAAGTTACAATCTGATCATTCTGGTCGAGAACAATCTGTGATGCAAGAAGAGAATTCCAGATTAAAGGAAGAATTAGCATTC CAAGAATCTGCGCTGAATTCCTTGGTACAAGAGAAGAACTCATTGGAACAGGAATTGCGAGATATCTTTGAAAAGAGGGAGTCGGTTGCCCAGTGGGAAGCACAGATTTCAGAAATCATTAAGTG GGTGAGCGATGAAAAAGATGCTAGAGGCTACCTACAAGCTCTGGCTAGCAAAATGACAGAGGAGTTAGAAAATCTCAAAGTGATGGGAGTGTCCGATGATTCG AATCGGCAGCGGTGGCGAAACCGGCGTTCCCAAAGACTCGATAAGATGGAACTGCTGAACCTACAGTCAAGTCTGCAGAGTGAGATTCAAGCCAAACAACAAATCAGTGAGGAGCTTAATAAGGTCAAGGCTGCTAACGTTGCTGGAGAGAC TAAGATCCTAGAACTGGAGGCTATAATTGACAAGCTGAAGAAGGATCATGAGGATCTCCAGGACGACTTAAACAGAAT GGAGAGACCTGGTGATTCCAGTCTGATGAACTTTTTCAAGGGTCATTTTTCTCTTCTAAATGAT TCTGAGAATGACAGCATGGCTGATGAAGATAGTGTTAGTGAGGATGCGCTATCTAGGACAGACTCACGGACAGATTCACGATCAGACTTGCAGTTTGGCTCAGAGTCTACAAGTGACAGTATAGCAAACACCAACATGTCTGCAAACCAGGTGTCAACATCTGAGCAGGTGTATGATCAGCCCTGGGGTGCCAGTAAGGTGGGCTCAACACCACAACAGAAGGTGCACAACTTCACCATGAAGACGTTCACCACACCATTCAGGTGTAACCAGTGTACATCGCTCATGATCGGCGTCCAGAGGCAGGGCACAGTGTGTGAAG AATGTGGATACACCTgccatgtacattgtatagagaaGGCACCAAACATTTGTCCTGTACCACCAGATCAGA caAAACGACGTTTAGGAATAGATGTATATAAGGGCATAGGGACAGCCTATGAAGGATATGTTCGT GTGCCAAGATTTGGAGGAATAAAGAAGGGATGGGTCAAACAGTTTGTTGTAGTCTGtgattttaaattatttttatatgacAACATTTATCCTGACCGGAATTCTCCCAGTCATATAGTCCAGCAAATCCTAGATATGAG AGATGAGGATTTTTCCGTCAGTCCAGTGCTACCTTCAGATGTGATACATGCCAACAAAAAAGATATACCTTGCATATTTAGA gtaACAACTTCTGAGATGAATCCACCAGGAAGTAAACATCAAGTTCTAATGTTGGCTGAAAGTGAACAGGAACGACATCGTTGGGTTGGTGCTCTCAATGAGTTGCACAAACTTCTACGCAAGAATAAACTGCCTGATAAAGTA GCCTTCCAAGCCCAGGAGGTGTATGACAACTCCTTGTCTCTAGTGAAGAGTTGCTTGTCGGCCGTTATCCTGG AACCTGACAGAATCCTGATGGGGACTGAAGAGGGATTGTATGTGGCACAGTTGAACAAAGATG TGCTGATCCGCATTGGAGACCGTAGTGAAAAGAAGACTGTCTATCAGTTGGAGTTGGTTCTGGAGGAACAACTAGTGGTATTCATTAGTG GTCGACAGAAGCATATCAAGTTACTGCATGTGTCAGCATTGGAGGGACATGATGGCGATCCTGTGAAGATCCCGGAGAGTAAGGGATGCAGTGTGTTCTGTACAGGACTTATCCGACAGAGCTGCTGTTCGTGTCTATGTGTAGCTATTAAACGGACTATACAGGTGTACGAACTCAACAAGACACGCCAGAAGTATAGGAAAATGAAAGACATTCAGGTCCCGGGACAAGTGCAGTTTATAGAAATTATGAATGAAAGACTTTGTGTGGGTTACCCGTCATACTTTGCAATTTACAGTGTCACAGGTGATGCCGCACCAATGA CACTTGTGAATTCTGAGGACTCAAGTCTGCAGTTTGTGATACAGTCGCAACAAAACTCCCTGCAGGCAGTGGAGTTGTCTCCCAAGGAGTACTTATTAGTATTTAGTG TTTCGGGCATATATGTAGACAACAATGGTAGAAGAAGTAGAGCCCAAGAACTCATGTGGCCTGCTCCTCCAACAGCAGTTG CATTCAGCGATCCCTACCTCATGTGCTATTCAGAAAATGCCATATTTGTGTTCGATGTTCATACAGCAGAATGGATCCAGACTATGTGCTTGAAAAAG ACAAAGCCCCTAAACAGGGATGGCTCGCTGAACATGATGAATATGATGGACTCTCAACACATCATCCACTTCAAGAACGTCCACCAGG AAGAAGAAAGGCTAGCCATTAAAGAAATCTTCAAGAACAGGAGCGTCAACAGAAACAAGAGGAGATTCTCTTTCAAGACAAGAGAAGATCATGATCGGGGCGCCAAGGG GCCCGAGCGTCGATCTCGTGAAATTTCTGCACCAATATCATTCAGCCATGTAGCCCACATGGGTCCAGATCAGGTCTTTTCTTCAAGCATACCAATACCAGTTACAGTAACCCACGGCCA GTCTGAGAGAAAATCACGCATTATCTCTGGTCCAACAAACTTTACCCATGTGGCTCATATgggtacaaacatggacatgaAGTCCCTCATAGATCTTCCAAAG CCTGCTGGATCAACTAGCACTCCAGTCGTGGAGAGAACACCCCCCGACTCTACCATACAAAGGGTACGAAACATCTTTCACCCTAGTATGAAGTCTGTGCAAGAAGCTCAGATGAGGGGCTCCCGGTCACAACCCAACG GAAGTGCAAGGCGTGAATCGCCATCCAAAGTTGGAGGTGGGGCACGTCCCACGTCTTCCACCTCCTCCATCTCTGATAGTCCCGAATTGCCCTCTCACCACGACCAGTCCGCCTTCAGCGACGTCACCAGCAACATGTTTGAG